attttcatgttttggttCATCACTGTTCTCTTACCACAAGACCATTTTGCAAATAATCATacaaccactgggaatcccATCGATGTCATTCAGTCCTGACTGTTCTATATGCTAAGCAGTGCATTATTCTTACGTCAGCCGTGGAACTAAATTATGGCAGTGATTCCATCTTTATTCAGCATCAAACGGATGCCAGAGCCATTTTTTACCCTTTCAATCAGAACGAAAGCCAAACTGATGTCGGATATCTAGGTAGCCAAGCCAACTTTAGCATTTAGCCTGCTGGCCTCCTAATCTGACGGTCATTTGTCATCTGAATAAGCCATTCTGTCTAATGCAATAATGAACTGAATAGGATCACTATGACTATATGGTTGCAATGTAAGATTTGACTTCCCAGCAATAACATTAACTATTTGTCTtccaagaaagaaaagaaacattttaaccCCTGAAAATCCCCAgtttttacatactaaggcttagtATCCAGTAAATacaaggacttcagtgcaaactagctgagctattcttacattatggaagtgtgtaatgaaactttgcGCCCACCGGTGGACCCTGGGCATTTAAGTGGTTAAACAGCCCATCCCCAAAAACCCACCCCAAAGCAGACACAGTTTGTCAAaggttcctcccaccttcaaggtACATCATCGGATGGTGGCGTTCCCCTAGCCTTTAAATCAGAACATCTGACTCTCGACACTACTGCAGCACTGTTGTGGCATGCAAGtaagcatgtttacagcagatgttCAGATGGTGACTTTACATTTTGTCTGAAATGTCCCTTTAACACCTAACATAATGATGAAAATGCTCTTTCAGCAGATGTTTCATGCAGTCTCTGTGTTCAATCTGAAGCAATATCTGAGCAGTACAGCTACCTTGTTGAGACCTTGTTGAGAACCATCTCTGCCAGACAGAGAGTGTTCCAGCTGCAATTTAGACAAACTCAGGCTTTCAGATTGTGGGATCAGGCTGAGGAGCTAGATGTAGTCGGCCTTTTACAATTACCACAAGAATTCTTGAGCAAATCTGCTTTAAAAAGCAATGGCAGCAGGAAACtggagactcgactcggactcacacCTTAGAGACTCAAAACTTGAACCTCAGGGACTTTTGACttgactcacactcacacctaatGACTCGAGATTTGACATGGACTCGTACCTCGGAAACCTGAGACTGACTTAGacacacacctcagagactcggaCTCACACCTCACAGACTCGGATTTGCACATTAGGGACTCGAGACTTAAAtcggactcacacctcagagactcgaaaTGTGGTTTGGACTCTAACCCCAGAGACTCAAAACTTGACTCTGACTAGCCCCTCAAAGACTTGTGACTTGATTCAGACTTCTCAGAGACCTGAAAGTTGCTTAGAGAGTTAACTTAAGCAATGTATGGCTATTtcttaaatattacaaaaatacataaatacaacaAAGTAAAATAGCAAACTCCACCCTAAAACAAGCAACCATAGGCCTTTACTACactcaaattacattttattaagatttatattgttttctcttatttttagCACTTGTGCTTAAATCCTCAGCACCCCCACTTCCCTGGTCAGTAGCATCTGTGAGTTTTCATCTGATGGCAGCAGAAACGTTTATTAGTCTACCAGCTGGCTATCGAGGAGCTTTGAGCCAGCTGATATTCAGTACATTTGGGATAACGATACATCAAACGTGACGTGGTAATCACACAAGCATACACGGGTCTTGCCTGGTCTACAGGCAgggctttaaaaaaaagcccCAACTCCCATCCCCCACCCACGGCTTACAGGGGACAGGGAGGCTATTATGCAATTCTAGCGTGTTTTCCTTTTCCAGCGGGGCTTAAAACTGCCCGGCTGAGCAGTGCAGGAACCAGCCCAGCACATAATGAGCCTCGAAGTTAATTAACACAAGTTCTAAGAGCATTTAACACGAAGAGGAGAGGACATTTCAGATGTCTATGTGAAAATACTGGCGGTGTGATCTTCTGACCTCAGATCATAACGACCTCGCCGTTACAGCAAAGTCAGACAGATATGTACGGCTTACACGGGCAGCAATCGTCTCTCAGAGCGGAAAAAAATCTCTTCACCCGGGCCACGTGGTGAAACGAAGAGaatctgaaaataacaacagatGGTGATGATAAGATGCTGACTCCAAGTCACCAAGCTCTCGCCGTGATGTTGACAGTGAAGGAGCCACTTACAGCAGGGAAGAGGGTATTCGTTGGACAGCTGGGTTATTGCACTTAATTATCACCTCACAAGCTCATAAATTAGGCTTCCATTTCTCagatttcagtgtttgtttacGCCAAAAAGACACCAGTTAGGACTTCAAATCTCTAACAGGTTTTTCAGATGACAGGGTTAAGAGCATGACTGACCAAAGAATCGCTTAGCTTATGACATAAGAGACTTcagtccttttttctttttcctaccTTAAGAGTCACTTAGCGTAACGCTTTCAGCACgctaccaaaacacacacatttcaagCAGATTCTGCTTAGCTGCTCTCACCCAGACTGCTCTTTGTGTAGATacagttcattttatatttgaaaaaaatagtgTTCATGCTTGCGGTGCTGTTTAGCGCATTACGATAATTTTAATACATCAGTTTTGCTGCCTCACAAACGTAATTTAGAATTGAAGGCAATACGCTGAACCCAGAtctatcaacaaaacatcactgcCAAAAGCATTTTTACTTAAGTACTGAAGCTTCTTTTCTCTGAATATGCCCAAACATTCAAACCTTCATAGTTTCCCATTAATCCAGGTATACCTCATGTTTATTGGTTAAATGGGGAAGCCTGGAATAGTGCTAAAGGCCATTTGTTAGGCTTTATGATTGACCTTTTATTAAGCATATAAATGGCATTTTTAGTTCAGGACAGATATTAAAACACCCCGTTGTTACTAAAAGCACTAAAAAAGTGAAATCACCATTGACAGGCAAGTAAATTAACTTTCTCATCATCGCCTTAATCGGCTCTTGATTAAATATCCAGTTTTCCATCAGTCAGTTCACTTAAGTTTTAGTAAGACTATGTCAACTCGATGATAATGTAATTTTTACTAATACCCAAATCTAATTATTCACATTTTTGTAAGTCCCTTATTAAAAACAGGTGCTACAAGAGTTTCTACAGGATTTCTATAAGAACCACATAGAGAATGCAAACATCtactacagtgcagtacagaacactactgaaGTACAATATAGACCAGTATATAAGTGTAGTTTACCGCATAAAAGTACCACAAGCAGTGAAAATATAACAGATTATTATCATATTTACTGATTTTGGATCTACAGCACTACAGATTTACACCCTATTATATTATTACAGATCTTTTTGTAAGGGTTAGCTTGTTAAATTTTAAATGAGGTAATCTGACACTTTCGTTCGTACAGCTACAAACTACAGACCTCGAAAATATTAACGCTGCTAGAGAAAATCACAAGCATGGCCAGAACCGACCACCACCTTCTTTGACGCCTGGCACTAACCTGTTATCCTCATTGGCCTTTACATGGTTTTATTAATGCAGACTcgcttaaaaaaacaaaatcaccaACCATTTCTTCCCCACAACCAAACTGTAAGTCATACATGATGTGACACATCTGAGCAGCAGCAccaagtcagcttctcattcaccagcctcttgttggaattttcccgttccaccttaaacggtgaagcagttacattctggcgccgtAGACTTTCGCgtcagaatgtagctgctgcacagtttaaggtggaacgggaaaactccaacaagaagctggtgaataatgAAGTGCTTTCAGCTTCGTTTGCTTCGCTGTCATTCTGTCGCTAACGTTGCTAGGTTAGTTAGCTAACCTACAGGCTAGCCAGCTACCCTCGTTTCAGCTTATTTAGAGGGTTGTTTCATTCGGGGAGATGCCGGTTTATTTCCACACAGCCAAATCCTTCGCTGGCTGTACAAAATGAGCCCAAATTAAGTGAATTTGCCGGCTAACCCAGCtagctctgctctgtttctcctTCCTAGCTAACCTAGGTTAGCTAGCCAAGTCATCTAGCATCCCTAACCGAAGCATCACTACGGTCAGGTGTAACGTCACGCTTCATAGAAACACTGAATAGGGGGGTTCGGGCTACACCTCTCATTTTCTAACGAGAATAAACCGTTTTCGTGCTTCTTCAGTGCTGTACTTACCCGTGTCCCCTGGCTCCAGCCCATAGCTGTCACCGACACCCGGCTCCGGCTCGTCTGAAGCCGCCGCTCCGGATAACGGGCTATCATCACCGGCCTCGCTCAGGCCAGCCGCCGCTTCAGCTGCAGCTTCCATCCAGCAGCGCTCCAACTCCGAATGAAAGCCTGAACAGCTGACTATCCTGCTCGAACGGGGCTCTCCTTCACCTAGTCTGCCTAGCTTTATACTTCAGGAGCAGAACCATATGGTGAACTGAGGGAGGCAGGGTCCGTCGTCGTGGACCGCTCATCTGAAATGCCATGAACAGAGAGGCTCAGCTGTGCCTGAGTCTGGCTCTCCTGGAGGTGAGCGCACACGGGCTGAGCATCACGAGCCCTCACTTTGGCTAACACTGCTCTCTATGGGCAAACATGCATGAGTGCAAACTTACTCACTCATACATCACTGGACACTGAACTGAACCATGTGTCTGCCATGCATTCTCACCTGGAGCTGTGCTCAAATCCTGCTCTGAGAAAGCTGAATCGGTCCGATTAGGCGGGTTAGACACAATTTCAGAAACTCAACTCAGGACTGAAATAGTTTAGGCCCTTTTCCAATTTGtgtttctctgcctcttttgAACACAGCaactgtcttttacattgtgtgaaaatgttagATGGATTCAAATGAATTCACTTTACATATTACATGCTTGCAGCATTAAAAGTTAAGCTGTTTCACCATGTTATGGTGAAACTTTGGGGatacttggggggggggggtataatATTTCATGTAATGTGCCATATTTTATTAGCACTACTTCACCAAATAACCACTaccaggcagacagatagataccCTAGTTGTATTAGAAAACCTCAcaaaacagccatcaagtaCAAGATATTCATCTTTCAGgcgatatttctgagattagatatcAGATAAACGAGTTACATAAAGAGAATGACAAAGGAGAATAAGTGAAAACATAGGACTTTTATGAAAAAGGTATGAAAGGTTAAAGAGGAAATGAGACCCCTAACAAAAGAGAGGAGcggcttcagatctgaaaaaaatccaccggtgtttccactgtgagaagacaactcgacactgtgggtctgaaaggatgtgtacctGTCAAGAAGTCCTTACTGACAGAAAAGGAAACTAAAAAAGGAAACtgatggtgttctcagaacaatggactggccatcccagagtccagatatcactaaatgtgtttgggattgggATCATTAAAAGCAgaaggctgaactttggaggtatgaaAACATACCCCTGTAGATTTcttcagaaaaaatgaaagcgagtctcctgaaaagaatggaagctataataaaagtaaagagtggacagattaaatactgaaaaaatgatattgtgtatatatatatatatatatatatatatatatatatatatatagtactgtgcaaatgtcagagatcCCCTTAAATCCtggctttcattttttctgaagAAATCTACAGGGGTATGTTttcatacctccaaagttcagcctattactgtgaaaaagtttagaatcactgtTTAATGATTGGAATCACtgatacatgtataaaatgattctattaTGATGCTACTTTAGTTGTTTAACTGACTGTAAAAATACTATGGACAGAGCTGTAGGTGATTCTATAATAACTGAAAAAGGTCTAATAAAAGTCACATCCAGATGACCTCATATTGAAATGTGGTGATCAaatttctatatatataataaaagagGACTGTAAATAGATAAATACAGTATACTTTCTTTCATTTAACAGTTCCTTGATattcccatatatatatatatacatactttcAAAAATTCTTTTGTCCAGTATATCATTCTACATTGTCTACATTATTATTGTACGAAGCCCCACTGATGACATcttgtataaataaacataatgtgtggccatggcttactaaggcatgggaacgagataattaagcctcgggcacgacttagtaaagcatgggaacgagatcctaatgcgtggccatgacttagtaagccatgatctcgttcccacaccttactaagttatggccatgacttaatcatctcattcccatgccttactaacacgtggccacgcattaattttatttacacaggatgtcatcagcggggctccgtattattgtataaaataacagcaattattaatataaCTAGTGACACCAGGCTTTTGTACACCAGTGTAAATAGTGACTAACACATGTACCATGCAACTACATTCAAAGAACAGCATGTactgtgttcattttctttaatgtccacaaacatacaaacacaagaAATTTAGATGAAAATGTTGTGAGTTTATTAAGGAAATAGTTTGGTGAAGAATAATTAAAGTAACATCTATATCATCATGTGAAAGGATTAGGGCTGTGAAGGAATAGGGTCCCTCTCCAGTTGACCGATTGTGCCCTGGTGATCCTCCCAGGAGGTTTTGCACGCCACATGCATCAGGTCTGTCCTTTCCGTAGGACGAGTTTCCAGACAAACCTTCATAAGTCCATGGGTTTCACCCCACTGACACCCAGCAGTCCACAGGAGAGGTTAGGGAATAGACATGAGCTATATGAATTCACATGATGTTATCATAGAGCTTACAAATAGTCGAGCAGATCCTTCTCTACCAcctgaaaaagacagacagacagtggctTAACTACCAGCAGTGCAGGTTGGGAACTGGGTTCTGTGGATTCTAGGCCACTTACATCGCTGCTTCTGCAAGCCACTTTTACACCCATGGCTCATAGGCAGCACTATGATAATAGACTTCAACCATTAACCTACATTAGAGCACCAACCTGTTAGAGACATGGCAAACAAAGCACTAGACAGACATAGCATGTACAATAAATTCCCACATCTCCTATTAAAACCTAAAATCACATCACTAGTATGACTTACAGTCCAGATAACTAGGATCCTTGCACTGTGCTAATTATCTAAAGCATGCCCACAGGCTTTTAGAATACAAACCAATTTAACTGAAGAAGTAATACTTACGCTTGGATCACTCATTGGAGAGTATCTCTTCACAACCTGGCCCTCGCGGTCAATGAGAAACTGAACAAATGTCACATACAAACATTTTCACCATCTCTTCTCAGCCAAAACAGCAGAAAAGTGACAATTcacaaacaagacacaaaataGAAGTGCAATAGATGACAAATGCATTGATGCATTGTGATGCATCAAGTATGATGCAGGCAGTTCAACTGGAaagttataacacattataatcttttttttcaatatttaataaagAATATAGGTATTTTTTCTACTTTTAAGGGCCAATATCCAActtttttgtgtggttttatcaaccaaaaacagtcattattcatttttacatgaccattttccaacgtCTCTCTATCCACAAGGATTAAACAGACTGATCTATGTACACCACCTCTGTTCTGATGggctgtcctgtgttgtgccccattcaaaaagtagtTTGGGCTGAAATATTACTTATAACATCAGTGTAAATGGATgaggctaaactactgtaggctgaatggtgaGAAGTAAgtgcattgttttttgtgacatcacaaaaacagtgaatttgaaACGGGCTATTTTTGCCCTCTTTGTTTTCTTATAAGCACTAGGGGTGCAGTAAAAATCGATTCTTGCGGATGtggacgattctgaatcgattcacaaatgtcaaaaatcgattttctgaatatttaattTAGAACGTAATGGAAGTTATAAGTGTACACGGATGGAAGGCAAAGGGCAGAACTTGGAAGCGcgacagtctgtggcggcatATAACAAGAACAcagctggatgagcgagaaatccgacggGCTCTGCTTTAAAGCCagtttaggtcaggagtcacagcCCAAATGTTCagtaagctttagctcagctcagCTAGGTTAACGTTATAGCCACTTTCCTCCCGTCTCCGCCAGAAaccttttcctcagaagtagagcagcttattgtaaaatgtctctcatagttcggctgttttacgaggctgaagtcgcttcttgtttgagtttttcCGTTCCACTGTAAATTCTGACTCAGGCGCCGAATATgaatgcagcaccatttaagatggaacgggtaTATTCggaagagaagcgacttcatcttcgcaactttttagtgtttgacagtctctcgttgcagatttaacgttccagggcttataaatgcgaataagtccattcatctccaaatgttcgtctGAGCTAAATCTCTTTTCGTAGCTACCAGCCAGGAGAGACTTGttaagtgacctgcagtctggtTGAGAAATGGGGCTTTCGCGTTGTGTTGCTCATGACCCGTCTCTCAgatactgacacagtgacccctgactctctacaacACGACCAAACCcggagttataaaatcactaaagaaagcgggcaggacggctgtaatgtgctgcgtggacatccattACCACGGGATCTTAATTCACCgtaacagcgcattttatcgcagatgagcgGCAGCAGTgcctcatgtgctccaaacaagagcagtgaatgagtcttccagttcactcaccacatcacttccatttggtttattaataaaagatattggaagtaaattcattatggatcaatacaaatactttgctttaaaagtacccaGTTGTCACACAGCGAGAAAAAAgagatcctgtatagaaaaagaaaaaaacttttttgcatGTAGTGTATTCAGGgtttttctcattcattttaattaatgatTCAGAATCGCACCAAAATAATTCAACTGAATCTGAAATTTGTACTATTGAATGGTTTGCTAAGAATTTATAATCACATTTTTGTGAGGCCTGAAATTTAGATTCCTGCAAGTTATTACTTACTATTACTCGTCACTTaattaatcttaagacttattaGTAAGTacatactatgaattattcagtaacaaacATGCAGATGAAGCAGACCTTTGCGGTTTAAAGTGTTAAATGCATGGAATATGCACATACCTTAGTGAAATTCCACTTGATTCCACTAGAaaccagagaaagacaaaaccCATCAAACATGCAGTGGTGGTTTCAGTCACTGTGACATCTCAGAGTGGAAGACAACAGAGCAAGTCTAGCCTGGTGGTCTGTATAGTCTACCATGCTAATGAGTCGTATTACAATTTTAATCTAACACAGATTACACTAACATCCAACGCAGATGTTTTAGATTTACATTTCTTTCAAGTCCTGTGGTAAACACCATCAGTGAGACTCACTCTGGTGTCCAGTCATGTAGAAGTTAAGAGTACTGAAACTAAGACATCGGCATGTGgctataaaataaatagatCTAGATGTAGTTGTACACATGAATAGCATTGACTTACTTTCCAAAGAGTCCTTTGCCGTTTGGCTGCTCCTTCAGCCACTTCCACAGAGGATGAGCGTTCGGCCCATTCACATTGATCTTGCTGAACATGTCAAAATGTACATTGTACGATTTGGCAAATTCTTTGATTTGTGCATTGGTGCCAGGTTCCTgttaaaaaaggagaaaagtctcaccaccactgaacaaaaCAGATCCGTCATATTTTACTGCAGCTTATCATAAGGTGCACTGCTACAATAGCTATATTATCACGAGAGTCTGAATTTATTTCTTAAGCCGTAGTAAATAATAGTCTTATGGACAGAGATTTTATCTGAGATTTTAGTTAGTAGAATTCAGAACTGTCTTTTGTATTATTCTGTATCTTCAAAATAAGCCtccttttaatgttttaacagaGGTCCCACTTCTGAAATCTGAAAGTggctttaaaggagaattccaccattaaaaacaaaaactttcagcataattaaattgttaagatgtaaacaaactcattcagagtggttcaatGTGAAACATGCATTCATCTGTCTATTGTTTTTACAGGACATTATTAGCCATTTATACactaaatggttatgaatatggtGCCTGATGCCAGAAGCACAGTTTACTGATAGTTCTGAGAAAGTTTTCACctgaatcatatttttaaaaggcaTTCATGAAGGTTGTTGTAAAGCAAAAGTGTTCCCAACACATAAAACATGTAGGCTCACTGGcggttttgtatagtaaataaaatggctatatttgtgtgacccctggttcctatcaccaccactgtaaagaaatctgaattggtatgtttctctacaatgcgacatttaaataaatgattggaTTATGCAGAGaaattgaaaaatcagtggcatttccatttaaatgggaaaagttttttttccagaataaTCTCCGAAGACCGTTTCTTCTGAGGCTTGGGGATCATGTCCGTACCTGATTGGCAAATTGGTTGGATGGAAAGGCCAGGATGCGTAAACCTCTCTCAGCATACTTGGCGTGCATCTCTGCAAACTGAGAGTAGTTTACGGGGGTTCTGCCTCACTTGGAAGCAACATTAGTGATGATGACTGTCTTGCCcctgaaaacagaacaaattccaaacagtgtttaaaatgctaataaaaccaaaaagtgATTAGCAAATCCCGTTTGACCTAAAACAGtactataatacaatatttgatgttttaccttatgaactTTTGTAATGCCTTCAATGCATtaaattttgccatttttctatTATACAAGACCTCAGCTGTGCAATTGTACAGGgcctttgttgtcatattttaagCTTAATAAGACACGTtatcaatgggagacaggtctggactgcaggcaggaaCGTCCAGCACTCACACTCTGATTGGTGATGTTATGTTCAAATAAACATGgtcatccctgaaaaagacaccATTTAGAAGGGAGCACCAAAATGTGTTCAGGGtaaatggtgctttcacagacaAGTTGCCCACTTATACTCCCACATCACATGACAGGCATTGACATCAGAACTTTACCTTGATAACATAATTCATAAATAATCTGAAAAGTTGATGGACCACAATACACATGTCCACTGTGCATCAatacatttcagatgagcttgaacCCATTTCTGGACACTGCTGATATATGACTTCTGCTGTGCATAGTAAAGTGTTAACCTGCTCTTGTAGAGGCACTGACGGATGGTGTTTATTGACATGGAGTTTTTCAGAGCTTCCTAGTTGTGAAACATGctgatttttaatgcagtgctgtctgagtgATCGAAGCCATGGGCACTAATTTGTGGTTTTTGAGCTTGtcctttatgcacagagatttctctggacaCCCTGAATCTTTTGCTGCTATTATGCACCATGAAGAGTGAAAAAAGGAAAGTCCTCGAACTCCCTAGCTGtggaacattatttttaaactgttgtattttttgctgatgcatttttggcaaagtggtgagCCTCACCCCATTGTTCATAAAGGGCTAGGCCTTTagtggatgctccttttatgcCTGAGCATAATTGCATCAACTATTTAGGATGTTTTCTCCAACATTCCACAATGTTCCTAGTCCTAAATTAcccctgtcccaaatttttggaacatgttgcaggcatcaatttcagaaagagcatatatttacaaaaatttgtttttgtactgCTTTTGTTCAGATATAGGTTAAATTAGATATAAAATCTTTGCTTACTGTTTTCACTTGCATTTTGCCTActgtcccgacttttttgaatttgtatttgtgCCTCCAGTACAGGGTTCAATGATATTGAGCAACATGCACACGTGACTATGTGACTATGTGACTATGtgtgctgaaataaaaaaataggatAAATGCAACTGGCACTGATGTACTGCTGCTGTGTTTGAGCTGTGCTGGTGCGGGTTTGTTTTtgacctctctttctctattgcTTTCACAACTGCAGGTCAACGATCAGCTCCCAGATGCCACAGACCTTTTTTCTTAAAAGCAGAACAGACTTCACCATAgcagtctctgtgtgtgtgtgtgtgtgcgtgtgcatatATGAATgaagcagtatatatatattagtactGACTGTACATTGCATTATTATCTAATAGAAgttatataatttaaatatgcaattctttttttaaatatgcaaaa
This Pygocentrus nattereri isolate fPygNat1 chromosome 15, fPygNat1.pri, whole genome shotgun sequence DNA region includes the following protein-coding sequences:
- the gpx4a gene encoding glutathione peroxidase 4a isoform X3, whose amino-acid sequence is MAFWRKKKSAQVEDWQMAKSIYEFTATDIDGNEVSLEKYRGKTVIITNVASKUGRTPVNYSQFAEMHAKYAERGLRILAFPSNQFANQEPGTNAQIKEFAKSYNVHFDMFSKINVNGPNAHPLWKWLKEQPNGKGLFGNGIKWNFTKFLIDREGQVVKRYSPMSDPSVVEKDLLDYL
- the gpx4a gene encoding glutathione peroxidase 4a isoform X2, with product MHFLGSAVLFSMVLQAVSAQVEDWQMAKSIYEFTATDIDGNEVSLEKYRGKTVIITNVASKUGRTPVNYSQFAEMHAKYAERGLRILAFPSNQFANQEPGTNAQIKEFAKSYNVHFDMFSKINVNGPNAHPLWKWLKEQPNGKGLFGNGIKWNFTKFLIDREGQVVKRYSPMSDPSVVEKDLLDYL
- the gpx4a gene encoding glutathione peroxidase 4a isoform X1 codes for the protein MKTAKMQFINRVLFFSALAGSGIMSAMSAQVEDWQMAKSIYEFTATDIDGNEVSLEKYRGKTVIITNVASKUGRTPVNYSQFAEMHAKYAERGLRILAFPSNQFANQEPGTNAQIKEFAKSYNVHFDMFSKINVNGPNAHPLWKWLKEQPNGKGLFGNGIKWNFTKFLIDREGQVVKRYSPMSDPSVVEKDLLDYL